In Athalia rosae chromosome 6, iyAthRosa1.1, whole genome shotgun sequence, one DNA window encodes the following:
- the LOC125501331 gene encoding uncharacterized protein LOC125501331 isoform X3, producing the protein MNLQHYLTFEYALVAPRAVSLPKRTILFPRVFHQEATLNTDYQLVYISKEIQVLAVSSYFRFFREEDVNEAKHALHVPEYAISNSILDKRETYADQPDAYGWAPPPKIVLSDQSLLSVRPSKSIPSNPRFPRTCKSCGRPREKISGNGIGRTRFLATHNASLAERVARLERDLALAEGTKCSIAAKLRAYESFVGEMLKSLATKRTVKITDASGKEILIQRLAKAEDEQQPVVSTLETANHPEEENHRPAIEQNRKDSQCPTNVRIYKDFGEIGGIHFFLNKDRASFGDYVSEEKLLPTKNEQEVPGTESGVVDGFVSEKTQIVADVETQTHHIWNTTRSSFEDHAALKTDNDEDFHKDTVLEPLEVAEKLGEELQNEIETENKITTLAINDETKTPQSKPSAIVIQGSNVKFAIIRY; encoded by the exons ATGAACCTCCAACATTATTTGACTTTTGAATACGCTCTCGTAGCACCGCGAGCGGTCTCCTTACCTAAGAGGACGATTCTCTTCCCGCGCGTCTTCCATCAGGAG GCAACTTTGAACACCGATTATCAATTAGTCTACATTAGTAAGGAAATTCAGGTACTAGCAGTGAGCTCATACTTCCGGTTCTTTCGAGAAGAGGATGTCAACGAAGCGAAACACGCGCTTCATGTGCCCGAGTACGCGATAAGCAATTCCATTCTAGACAAACGAGAG ACCTACGCTGACCAACCAGACGCCTACGGATGGGCGCCTCCCCCCAAAATAGTACTGTCAGATCAAAGTCTCCTGTCTGTACGACCTTCAAAGTCAATCCCCAGCAACCCTCGTTTCCCTCGTACTTGTAAGAGCTGTGGAAGGCCGCGGGAGAAGATTTCAGGAAATGGAATAGGTCGT ACGCGGTTTCTAGCAACTCACAATGCCTCTTTAGCAGAAAGGGTAGCCAGACTCGAAAGAGATTTGGCCCTCGCAGAGGGTACTAAATGTAGTATAGCCGCAAAACTCCGAGCCTACGAGAGCTTTGTTGGAGAAATGCTAAAATCGTTGGCAACGAAACGAACGGTAAAAATTACAGACGCATCGGGAAAAGAG ATTTTAATCCAGCGTTTGGCTAAGGCTGAAGATGAACAACAGCCAGTTGTCAGTACTTTGGAAACGGCTAATCATCCCGAAGAAGAAAACCATCGGCCAGCGATAGAACAAAACCGCAAGGATTCACAATGTCCCACAAATGTGAGAATATATAAGGATTTTGGAGAAATTGGTggtatacattttttcttaaatAAGGATCGAGCTTCATTTGGGGATTACGTGTCGGAGGAGAAGCTTCTTCCGACAAAAAACGAACAGGAGGTGCCGGGGACGGAGAGTGGTGTAGTGGATGGATTCGTGTCTGAAAAAACGCAGATTGTTGCGGATGTCGAAACGCAGACTCACCATATCTGGAATACCACCAGGAGTAGCTTCGAAGATCATGCAGCACTGAAAACGGATAATGACGAAGACTTTCATAAAGACACTGTCCTTGAACCTCTGGAAGTGGCAGAGAAGTTGGGAGAGGAACTGCAGAATGAAATAGAAACAGAAAACAAGATTACGACTCTCGCGATCAACGATGAGACAAAGACACCTCAGTCCAAACCATCCGCAATTGTCATACAGGGCAGCAACGTCAAGTTCGCTATAATCAG GTACTAG
- the LOC125501331 gene encoding uncharacterized protein LOC125501331 isoform X2: MTQCCGTWNTDCCPQHHPITVTFENLRTKYSINEDICIDYTLHGHVAQASTRDWIGIFPRGWMNLQHYLTFEYALVAPRAVSLPKRTILFPRVFHQEATLNTDYQLVYISKEIQVLAVSSYFRFFREEDVNEAKHALHVPEYAISNSILDKRETYADQPDAYGWAPPPKIVLSDQSLLSVRPSKSIPSNPRFPRTCKSCGRPREKISGNGIGRTRFLATHNASLAERVARLERDLALAEGTKCSIAAKLRAYESFVGEMLKSLATKRTVKITDASGKEILIQRLAKAEDEQQPVVSTLETANHPEEENHRPAIEQNRKDSQCPTNDRASFGDYVSEEKLLPTKNEQEVPGTESGVVDGFVSEKTQIVADVETQTHHIWNTTRSSFEDHAALKTDNDEDFHKDTVLEPLEVAEKLGEELQNEIETENKITTLAINDETKTPQSKPSAIVIQGSNVKFAIIRY; this comes from the exons ATGACGCAGTGCTGCGGCACTTGGAACACGGATTGCTGCCCCCAGCACCATCCAATAACCGTAACtttcgaaaatctcagaaCAAAGTATTCGATAAATGAGGACATCTGTATTGACTACACCCTGCACGGACAC GTGGCTCAGGCTTCTACGCGTGATTGGATCGGAATTTTTCCGCGAGGGTGGATGAACCTCCAACATTATTTGACTTTTGAATACGCTCTCGTAGCACCGCGAGCGGTCTCCTTACCTAAGAGGACGATTCTCTTCCCGCGCGTCTTCCATCAGGAG GCAACTTTGAACACCGATTATCAATTAGTCTACATTAGTAAGGAAATTCAGGTACTAGCAGTGAGCTCATACTTCCGGTTCTTTCGAGAAGAGGATGTCAACGAAGCGAAACACGCGCTTCATGTGCCCGAGTACGCGATAAGCAATTCCATTCTAGACAAACGAGAG ACCTACGCTGACCAACCAGACGCCTACGGATGGGCGCCTCCCCCCAAAATAGTACTGTCAGATCAAAGTCTCCTGTCTGTACGACCTTCAAAGTCAATCCCCAGCAACCCTCGTTTCCCTCGTACTTGTAAGAGCTGTGGAAGGCCGCGGGAGAAGATTTCAGGAAATGGAATAGGTCGT ACGCGGTTTCTAGCAACTCACAATGCCTCTTTAGCAGAAAGGGTAGCCAGACTCGAAAGAGATTTGGCCCTCGCAGAGGGTACTAAATGTAGTATAGCCGCAAAACTCCGAGCCTACGAGAGCTTTGTTGGAGAAATGCTAAAATCGTTGGCAACGAAACGAACGGTAAAAATTACAGACGCATCGGGAAAAGAG ATTTTAATCCAGCGTTTGGCTAAGGCTGAAGATGAACAACAGCCAGTTGTCAGTACTTTGGAAACGGCTAATCATCCCGAAGAAGAAAACCATCGGCCAGCGATAGAACAAAACCGCAAGGATTCACAATGTCCCACAAAT GATCGAGCTTCATTTGGGGATTACGTGTCGGAGGAGAAGCTTCTTCCGACAAAAAACGAACAGGAGGTGCCGGGGACGGAGAGTGGTGTAGTGGATGGATTCGTGTCTGAAAAAACGCAGATTGTTGCGGATGTCGAAACGCAGACTCACCATATCTGGAATACCACCAGGAGTAGCTTCGAAGATCATGCAGCACTGAAAACGGATAATGACGAAGACTTTCATAAAGACACTGTCCTTGAACCTCTGGAAGTGGCAGAGAAGTTGGGAGAGGAACTGCAGAATGAAATAGAAACAGAAAACAAGATTACGACTCTCGCGATCAACGATGAGACAAAGACACCTCAGTCCAAACCATCCGCAATTGTCATACAGGGCAGCAACGTCAAGTTCGCTATAATCAG GTACTAG
- the LOC125501331 gene encoding uncharacterized protein LOC125501331 isoform X1 gives MTQCCGTWNTDCCPQHHPITVTFENLRTKYSINEDICIDYTLHGHVAQASTRDWIGIFPRGWMNLQHYLTFEYALVAPRAVSLPKRTILFPRVFHQEATLNTDYQLVYISKEIQVLAVSSYFRFFREEDVNEAKHALHVPEYAISNSILDKRETYADQPDAYGWAPPPKIVLSDQSLLSVRPSKSIPSNPRFPRTCKSCGRPREKISGNGIGRTRFLATHNASLAERVARLERDLALAEGTKCSIAAKLRAYESFVGEMLKSLATKRTVKITDASGKEILIQRLAKAEDEQQPVVSTLETANHPEEENHRPAIEQNRKDSQCPTNVRIYKDFGEIGGIHFFLNKDRASFGDYVSEEKLLPTKNEQEVPGTESGVVDGFVSEKTQIVADVETQTHHIWNTTRSSFEDHAALKTDNDEDFHKDTVLEPLEVAEKLGEELQNEIETENKITTLAINDETKTPQSKPSAIVIQGSNVKFAIIRY, from the exons ATGACGCAGTGCTGCGGCACTTGGAACACGGATTGCTGCCCCCAGCACCATCCAATAACCGTAACtttcgaaaatctcagaaCAAAGTATTCGATAAATGAGGACATCTGTATTGACTACACCCTGCACGGACAC GTGGCTCAGGCTTCTACGCGTGATTGGATCGGAATTTTTCCGCGAGGGTGGATGAACCTCCAACATTATTTGACTTTTGAATACGCTCTCGTAGCACCGCGAGCGGTCTCCTTACCTAAGAGGACGATTCTCTTCCCGCGCGTCTTCCATCAGGAG GCAACTTTGAACACCGATTATCAATTAGTCTACATTAGTAAGGAAATTCAGGTACTAGCAGTGAGCTCATACTTCCGGTTCTTTCGAGAAGAGGATGTCAACGAAGCGAAACACGCGCTTCATGTGCCCGAGTACGCGATAAGCAATTCCATTCTAGACAAACGAGAG ACCTACGCTGACCAACCAGACGCCTACGGATGGGCGCCTCCCCCCAAAATAGTACTGTCAGATCAAAGTCTCCTGTCTGTACGACCTTCAAAGTCAATCCCCAGCAACCCTCGTTTCCCTCGTACTTGTAAGAGCTGTGGAAGGCCGCGGGAGAAGATTTCAGGAAATGGAATAGGTCGT ACGCGGTTTCTAGCAACTCACAATGCCTCTTTAGCAGAAAGGGTAGCCAGACTCGAAAGAGATTTGGCCCTCGCAGAGGGTACTAAATGTAGTATAGCCGCAAAACTCCGAGCCTACGAGAGCTTTGTTGGAGAAATGCTAAAATCGTTGGCAACGAAACGAACGGTAAAAATTACAGACGCATCGGGAAAAGAG ATTTTAATCCAGCGTTTGGCTAAGGCTGAAGATGAACAACAGCCAGTTGTCAGTACTTTGGAAACGGCTAATCATCCCGAAGAAGAAAACCATCGGCCAGCGATAGAACAAAACCGCAAGGATTCACAATGTCCCACAAATGTGAGAATATATAAGGATTTTGGAGAAATTGGTggtatacattttttcttaaatAAGGATCGAGCTTCATTTGGGGATTACGTGTCGGAGGAGAAGCTTCTTCCGACAAAAAACGAACAGGAGGTGCCGGGGACGGAGAGTGGTGTAGTGGATGGATTCGTGTCTGAAAAAACGCAGATTGTTGCGGATGTCGAAACGCAGACTCACCATATCTGGAATACCACCAGGAGTAGCTTCGAAGATCATGCAGCACTGAAAACGGATAATGACGAAGACTTTCATAAAGACACTGTCCTTGAACCTCTGGAAGTGGCAGAGAAGTTGGGAGAGGAACTGCAGAATGAAATAGAAACAGAAAACAAGATTACGACTCTCGCGATCAACGATGAGACAAAGACACCTCAGTCCAAACCATCCGCAATTGTCATACAGGGCAGCAACGTCAAGTTCGCTATAATCAG GTACTAG